Proteins from a single region of Cystobacter fuscus DSM 2262:
- a CDS encoding LysE family translocator translates to MEHTAHLWLFFVLVFGIVALPGLDMAFVLASSLGGGRSAGLSAVAGIVSGGACHVVVAATGAAVLLQVIPAAFNLLLWLGALYVAWIGLSLFRSGAAFTAAPLEGEPEASATFRQGMVTNLLNPKAYLFMLAVFPQFLRPEYGPTWMQALVLGVIIALTQAAVYGAVVLVGDRARGWLESNPRASAAIGRGLGALMVLVAVLTVFKEWRSA, encoded by the coding sequence ATGGAACACACGGCCCATCTGTGGCTCTTCTTCGTCCTGGTGTTTGGGATTGTCGCGTTGCCAGGTCTCGACATGGCGTTCGTGCTCGCCAGTTCCCTGGGAGGTGGGCGGAGCGCGGGGCTGTCCGCGGTGGCGGGGATCGTCTCGGGGGGCGCCTGTCACGTGGTGGTCGCCGCGACGGGGGCCGCCGTGCTGCTGCAGGTCATCCCGGCCGCGTTCAACCTCCTGCTGTGGCTCGGCGCCCTGTACGTGGCGTGGATCGGCCTCTCCCTGTTCCGGAGCGGAGCGGCCTTCACCGCCGCCCCCCTCGAGGGCGAGCCCGAGGCCTCGGCCACGTTCCGCCAGGGCATGGTGACGAACCTGCTCAACCCCAAGGCCTACCTCTTCATGCTCGCCGTGTTCCCCCAGTTCCTGCGGCCGGAGTACGGGCCCACGTGGATGCAGGCGCTGGTGCTCGGGGTGATCATCGCGCTCACCCAGGCCGCCGTGTACGGTGCGGTCGTGCTGGTGGGAGACAGGGCACGGGGTTGGCTCGAGTCCAACCCCCGCGCCAGCGCCGCGATCGGCCGGGGTCTCGGCGCGCTGATGGTGCTCGTCGCGGTGCTGACGGTCTTCAAGGAGTGGCGGAGCGCTTGA
- a CDS encoding acetolactate synthase large subunit: MKASDLFVKALEAEGVRCVFGLPGEENLDLLESMRASGLRLVVTRHEQAAGFMAATWGRLTGRAGVCLATLGPGATNLVTAAAYAQLGGMPMVMLTGQKPIRASKQGHFQIVDVVGMMRPLTKSTRTLISADHVSSAVREAFRRAEEERPGATHLELPEDVARETSDAPPLAPYTPRRPVADEASIAQAVETIASARRPLLMIGAGANRKLTSEMLRVFVDRVGMPFFSTQMGKGVVDETHPLWMGTAALSDGDFVHRAIEASDCIVNVGHDVIEKPPFVMRDNRRTVVHLNFSSAEVDPVYFPQVQVTGDIANAVWRIAEGVGGPRAHWDFSSFERARMGLDAQLTRGIDDDRFPIYPARLVAEVRRAMPDDGIVCLDNGMYKLWFARYYRCRRPNTLLLDNALATMGAGLPSAIAARLVYPRRKVVAICGDGGFMMNSQELETAVRLRMDLTVVVVRDDGYGMIRWKQGQMGLPDFGMELGNPDFVRYAEAYGARGHRPTSASEFGTTLARCLESGGVHVIDLPIDYSDNSRALGAGAEEAAR; this comes from the coding sequence ATGAAGGCATCGGATCTGTTCGTCAAAGCGCTCGAAGCGGAGGGCGTGCGGTGTGTCTTTGGACTCCCGGGTGAGGAGAACCTGGACCTGCTCGAGTCGATGCGCGCCTCGGGCCTGCGCCTCGTCGTCACCCGCCACGAGCAGGCCGCGGGCTTCATGGCCGCCACCTGGGGCCGGCTCACCGGGCGCGCGGGCGTGTGCCTCGCGACGCTCGGGCCCGGCGCGACCAACCTCGTCACCGCCGCGGCCTACGCCCAGCTCGGCGGCATGCCCATGGTCATGCTCACCGGGCAGAAGCCCATCCGGGCCAGCAAGCAGGGCCACTTCCAGATCGTCGACGTCGTGGGAATGATGCGGCCGCTCACCAAGTCCACCCGCACGCTCATCTCCGCCGATCACGTCTCCTCGGCGGTGCGCGAGGCGTTCCGCCGCGCGGAAGAGGAGCGCCCCGGAGCCACGCACCTGGAGCTGCCCGAGGACGTGGCCCGTGAGACCTCCGACGCCCCTCCCCTCGCCCCCTACACCCCCCGTCGGCCCGTGGCCGACGAGGCCTCCATCGCCCAGGCCGTCGAGACCATCGCGTCCGCCCGCCGCCCGCTGCTGATGATCGGCGCGGGCGCCAATCGCAAACTCACCTCGGAGATGCTCCGCGTCTTCGTGGATCGCGTGGGCATGCCCTTCTTCAGCACCCAGATGGGCAAGGGCGTGGTGGACGAGACACATCCGCTCTGGATGGGCACGGCGGCGCTCTCCGACGGGGACTTCGTCCACCGGGCCATCGAGGCCTCGGACTGCATCGTCAACGTGGGCCATGACGTCATCGAGAAGCCGCCCTTCGTCATGCGCGACAACCGCCGCACCGTCGTCCACCTGAACTTCTCCTCGGCCGAGGTGGACCCCGTGTACTTCCCCCAAGTGCAGGTGACGGGCGACATCGCCAACGCGGTGTGGCGCATCGCCGAGGGTGTCGGTGGCCCGCGCGCGCACTGGGACTTCTCGTCCTTCGAGCGGGCCCGCATGGGGCTCGACGCGCAGCTCACGCGCGGCATCGACGATGACCGCTTCCCCATCTACCCCGCGCGGCTCGTGGCCGAGGTGCGGCGTGCCATGCCGGACGACGGCATCGTCTGCCTGGACAACGGCATGTACAAGCTCTGGTTCGCCCGCTACTACCGCTGCCGCCGCCCCAACACGCTGCTGCTCGACAACGCGCTCGCCACGATGGGCGCCGGGCTCCCGTCCGCCATCGCCGCCAGGCTGGTGTACCCACGGCGCAAGGTGGTCGCGATCTGCGGTGACGGCGGGTTCATGATGAACTCGCAGGAGCTGGAGACGGCGGTGCGCCTGCGGATGGATCTGACGGTGGTCGTGGTGCGCGATGACGGCTACGGGATGATCCGCTGGAAGCAGGGCCAGATGGGGCTGCCGGATTTCGGCATGGAGCTGGGCAACCCGGACTTCGTCCGCTACGCGGAGGCATACGGCGCGCGGGGACACCGCCCGACGAGCGCCTCGGAGTTCGGCACCACGCTCGCGCGCTGCCTGGAGTCGGGCGGCGTGCACGTCATCGACCTGCCCATCGACTACTCGGACAACTCGCGCGCGCTCGGAGCCGGTGCCGAGGAAGCCGCGCGCTGA
- a CDS encoding glycoside hydrolase family 3 protein, producing MIKFGGRWFTSIALCGLMLGSAGCEEEPPPAPPVTPDCSTPPEVSSPDWVPCRLKEMTLEEKVGQLFMTHAYGTSVADADPKMVESNRKDHGLDTAEQLVERYHLGGIIYFTWANNLKTPEQIARLSNGLQEVAMRQERAIPLLVATDQEHGVVVRVGEPATQFPGNMALGATQDVETARQAAAITGRELRALGINQNFGTVADVNSNPLNPVIGVRSFGLDPARVAAFTQVQVGAQQGEGTASTVKHFPGHGDTDVDSHYGLPIINHSRAQFDAVDLPPFVAAIDAEVDAIMSAHIVVPALESSGLPATLSHAIMTDLLRGQLGFKGVVVSDSLSMQGAKPYGDQSDVRVPVEALKAGVDLLLMPQRIEVAYNAVRDAVNSGEVSQERLDEAVGRILTLKQKRGVLAQPLVDLSGLQRVGAAEHLAAANAITERGITLVKNEAGVLPLKPEAGKVLVTGWGATATATLTQELARRGRSVETLETGTSPTQAKIDEAVASAARADVTVVLVNRVWTSKQQQALVRALQGANKPVVVVSVREPYDISHLPEVSTYVATYGFQPVSMKALARVLLGEVNPSGRLPVAIPEVGTASGVLYPVGHGLSYGG from the coding sequence ATGATCAAGTTTGGTGGAAGGTGGTTCACGTCCATCGCGCTGTGCGGACTGATGCTCGGAAGCGCCGGTTGCGAGGAGGAGCCGCCTCCGGCGCCTCCCGTCACCCCGGACTGTAGTACTCCGCCCGAGGTGTCCTCGCCGGACTGGGTGCCCTGCCGTTTGAAGGAGATGACGCTCGAGGAGAAGGTGGGTCAGCTCTTCATGACCCATGCCTATGGGACGAGCGTCGCGGATGCGGATCCGAAGATGGTGGAGAGCAACCGCAAGGACCACGGGCTGGACACGGCGGAGCAGCTCGTCGAGCGCTACCACCTGGGCGGCATCATCTACTTCACCTGGGCCAACAACCTGAAGACCCCGGAGCAGATCGCCCGGCTGTCCAATGGGTTGCAGGAGGTGGCGATGCGCCAGGAGCGGGCCATCCCCCTGCTCGTCGCGACGGACCAGGAGCATGGCGTGGTGGTGCGGGTGGGCGAGCCGGCCACCCAGTTTCCCGGCAACATGGCCCTGGGCGCCACGCAGGACGTGGAGACCGCGCGCCAGGCGGCGGCCATCACCGGGCGGGAGCTGCGCGCCCTGGGCATCAACCAGAACTTCGGCACGGTCGCGGACGTCAACAGCAACCCGCTCAACCCCGTCATCGGCGTGCGCTCCTTTGGATTGGATCCCGCGCGGGTCGCGGCCTTCACGCAGGTGCAGGTGGGCGCCCAGCAGGGCGAGGGCACCGCGTCCACCGTGAAGCACTTCCCCGGCCACGGCGACACGGACGTGGACAGCCACTACGGGCTGCCCATCATCAATCACAGCCGGGCGCAGTTCGACGCGGTGGACCTGCCGCCGTTCGTGGCCGCCATCGACGCCGAGGTGGATGCCATCATGTCCGCTCACATCGTGGTGCCCGCGCTGGAGAGCTCGGGCCTGCCGGCGACGCTCAGCCACGCCATCATGACGGACCTGCTGCGGGGCCAGCTCGGCTTCAAGGGCGTGGTGGTCAGCGACTCGCTCTCCATGCAGGGCGCGAAGCCCTACGGTGACCAGAGCGACGTGCGCGTCCCCGTGGAGGCACTCAAGGCCGGTGTGGACCTGCTCCTCATGCCGCAGCGCATCGAAGTGGCCTACAACGCCGTGCGCGACGCGGTGAACAGCGGGGAGGTCAGCCAGGAGCGGCTCGATGAGGCGGTGGGACGCATCCTGACGCTCAAGCAGAAGCGCGGCGTGCTCGCCCAGCCCCTGGTGGATCTCTCCGGACTCCAGCGGGTGGGCGCCGCCGAGCACCTGGCCGCCGCCAACGCCATCACCGAGCGCGGCATCACCCTGGTGAAGAACGAGGCAGGTGTGCTGCCATTGAAGCCCGAGGCGGGCAAGGTGCTGGTGACGGGGTGGGGCGCCACGGCGACGGCCACCCTGACGCAGGAGCTGGCCCGGAGGGGCCGGTCCGTGGAGACCCTGGAGACGGGCACCTCGCCGACGCAGGCGAAGATCGACGAGGCGGTGGCCTCGGCCGCGCGCGCGGACGTCACCGTGGTGCTGGTCAACCGCGTCTGGACGTCGAAGCAGCAGCAGGCGCTGGTCCGCGCGCTCCAGGGCGCGAACAAGCCGGTGGTGGTCGTCTCGGTGCGCGAGCCGTATGACATCTCCCACCTGCCGGAGGTGTCCACCTACGTGGCCACCTATGGCTTCCAGCCCGTCTCCATGAAGGCGCTGGCGCGGGTGCTGTTGGGAGAGGTGAACCCCTCGGGCCGGCTGCCCGTGGCCATTCCCGAGGTGGGCACGGCCTCCGGGGTGCTCTACCCGGTCGGGCACGGCCTTTCTTACGGCGGGTAG
- a CDS encoding LysR substrate-binding domain-containing protein, translating into MELRHLRYFSAVADTLHFGRAARHLHVSQPTLSQQIRQLEEELGSPLFERARTGVRLTQAGELFRTYASRALEDVDAGRVAVSALRGLATGALRVGYPPSMRGVVVPALAAVLRKHPRLALSAEEALVRRVERRLADGKLDVGLAYAPARSPDLDAEPVFDSRLALVVARGHALAGAESVGVKQLVDEPFALLSRGSRVRGRVDAYFDAMRLAPHIALESNAVATVLAIVRAGLAVTVLPEPRLAEAERLVVKRLSPAPRSELAALLWRKGAPRTPAAELFAAEVRARARESGA; encoded by the coding sequence ATGGAGCTGCGCCACCTCCGCTACTTCTCCGCCGTCGCCGACACCCTCCACTTCGGACGTGCCGCCCGGCACCTGCACGTCTCGCAGCCCACGCTGTCGCAGCAGATCCGCCAGCTCGAGGAGGAGCTGGGCTCGCCACTGTTCGAGCGCGCGCGCACGGGGGTGCGGCTGACGCAGGCGGGAGAGCTGTTCCGCACGTACGCCTCGCGCGCGCTGGAGGACGTGGACGCGGGCAGGGTGGCGGTGAGCGCGCTGCGGGGACTGGCCACGGGAGCGCTGCGCGTGGGCTACCCGCCGAGCATGCGCGGCGTGGTGGTGCCGGCGCTGGCCGCCGTGCTGCGCAAGCACCCGCGCCTGGCGCTGAGCGCCGAGGAGGCTCTCGTGCGGCGGGTGGAGCGGCGCCTGGCGGACGGCAAGCTGGACGTGGGGTTGGCGTATGCGCCCGCGCGCTCACCGGACCTGGACGCGGAGCCCGTGTTCGACAGCAGGCTCGCGCTCGTCGTCGCGCGGGGACATGCGCTGGCGGGAGCGGAGTCCGTGGGGGTGAAGCAGCTCGTGGACGAGCCCTTCGCGCTGCTCTCGCGCGGCTCGCGCGTGCGCGGGCGCGTGGACGCCTACTTCGACGCCATGCGGCTCGCCCCGCACATCGCGCTCGAGTCGAACGCGGTGGCCACGGTGCTCGCGATCGTGCGCGCGGGCCTCGCCGTCACCGTGCTGCCCGAGCCGCGACTCGCCGAGGCCGAGCGGCTCGTGGTGAAGCGCCTGTCTCCCGCGCCGCGCTCCGAGCTCGCGGCGTTGCTGTGGCGCAAGGGCGCGCCACGCACCCCCGCGGCGGAGTTGTTCGCCGCGGAGGTCCGCGCACGGGCCCGGGAGTCCGGGGCCTGA
- a CDS encoding prenyltransferase — translation MNTMTAHSTFRHLLALGRVKFLLYSPILYTVGAIIPTVSGGAIDASRFIHGVLFTWITHLMTHYSNEYYDLEPDRANTSPSPWTGGSRILVKGIMEPRHSLYIAYALTVVSIALALLMPTNSARLLGLAAIFFSWQYSAPPLKLEAVGMGEFTVTLVLNTLVPLLGYCLQSGGLRPHTLLLVLIPLGIIEYIRMMVMNMADWESDATTWKKTLVVRIGIENAVKVHGIGMIAAYLSLIPLYLAGVPGVVILALSTTAFMGLGYAWRLQRGAWKKKETMWIIPYVASTHNGLGGSAALIGMIILKPGFSFFALELFPLYLYLGGFLLLRALARRNRNQASPPPVGVTT, via the coding sequence ATGAATACCATGACCGCGCACTCGACTTTCAGACACCTGCTGGCACTCGGCCGCGTCAAATTCCTGCTGTACAGCCCCATTCTCTACACGGTGGGAGCCATCATCCCCACCGTATCGGGCGGCGCCATTGATGCCTCCCGCTTCATTCATGGCGTGCTCTTCACGTGGATCACCCACCTGATGACGCATTACTCCAATGAGTATTATGACCTGGAGCCAGACCGGGCCAACACGTCTCCCTCACCATGGACAGGCGGTAGCCGGATCCTCGTGAAAGGGATCATGGAGCCGCGGCACTCCCTGTACATCGCGTATGCCTTGACGGTGGTGTCCATCGCTCTCGCCCTGCTCATGCCGACCAACAGCGCCCGCCTCCTCGGCCTGGCCGCCATTTTCTTCTCCTGGCAGTACAGTGCACCGCCGCTCAAGTTGGAGGCCGTGGGCATGGGCGAGTTCACCGTCACCCTGGTGCTCAACACCCTGGTTCCGCTGCTCGGCTATTGCCTCCAGAGCGGCGGACTGCGGCCCCATACGCTGCTGCTGGTCCTCATCCCGCTCGGCATCATCGAGTACATCCGGATGATGGTCATGAACATGGCCGACTGGGAGAGCGACGCGACGACCTGGAAGAAGACCCTGGTGGTGCGCATTGGAATCGAGAACGCCGTGAAGGTCCATGGCATTGGAATGATCGCGGCGTACCTCTCGCTGATTCCGCTCTACCTGGCGGGCGTACCGGGCGTCGTCATCCTCGCCCTGAGCACCACGGCGTTCATGGGGCTGGGCTACGCCTGGCGGCTTCAGCGGGGGGCCTGGAAGAAGAAGGAGACGATGTGGATCATCCCCTACGTGGCCTCCACCCACAATGGATTGGGAGGCTCGGCCGCGCTGATCGGGATGATCATCCTCAAGCCTGGCTTCTCGTTCTTCGCCCTCGAGCTCTTCCCGCTGTATCTCTATCTGGGAGGCTTCCTCCTGCTGCGCGCACTGGCTCGCCGCAATCGGAATCAGGCCAGTCCCCCGCCCGTGGGTGTGACGACTTGA
- a CDS encoding DUF441 domain-containing protein, with protein sequence MFDTTLLILLALAALGFISHNKPVAVSILVLIVIRMTPLNQFFPWVEKKGLLIGITILTIGVMAPIASGTLPPSTLFQSFLHWKSLVAIAVGVFVSWLGGRGVMLMSSQPTIVAGLLVGTVLGVALFRGVPVGPLIAAGLLSLMLGRQ encoded by the coding sequence ATGTTCGATACGACGCTGCTCATCCTGCTCGCGCTCGCAGCGCTGGGGTTCATCAGCCACAACAAGCCGGTCGCCGTCTCCATCCTCGTCCTGATCGTCATCCGCATGACGCCGCTGAATCAGTTCTTCCCCTGGGTGGAAAAAAAGGGGCTGCTCATCGGTATCACTATTCTTACAATCGGCGTGATGGCGCCGATCGCCAGCGGAACCTTGCCCCCATCGACACTTTTTCAATCTTTTCTTCACTGGAAATCGCTGGTGGCTATCGCGGTTGGGGTGTTTGTTTCCTGGCTGGGTGGGCGCGGTGTAATGCTGATGAGCAGCCAGCCGACCATCGTGGCGGGGCTGCTGGTGGGAACGGTGTTGGGTGTGGCCCTGTTCCGGGGTGTGCCGGTCGGGCCACTGATTGCGGCGGGATTGCTGTCGTTGATGCTTGGTCGGCAGTGA
- a CDS encoding glycoside hydrolase family 71/99-like protein: protein MTRHRFVNEGAGVFAALVLAGCGSTPSETGSESRPGAEQPSAAVSAPLAVSKTFTKKVYVHLMPWFESNTTSGNGSWGVHWTMANKNPNVVDGTGKRQIASHYYPLIGPYGSGDKDVIEYQLLLMKYAGVDGVLIDWPGTLNCVDYPKNKQNAEAFINKTAAAGLEFAIVYEDNNLTLAPGYGCSVPDKYAAARNDMIYMRDNYFSRGNYIKINNAPLLLDFGPQTFKSPGDWSNIFSPLSTKPTFLTLWYQNGDAGANAQGEYPWIYSDFTTGLQNFYNNRPLGVKFGVAYPGFNTFYTAGGWGGPTWSLPYNGTGTFGQTMDMAKNSGVNWIQLATWNDYGEGTMIEPTREYGYGFLTTLQQKLGVPYGQSQLELIGKLYEQRKQYAGDASKQSQLNEAFNYFVALQPDKAATILGGGTTNPPPPTNPTVTNSGFESGMTGWNTWSPNGTAGAAFTETYNGGYNSANHLTHYSPGAFETWTYQTINGLPNGNYRVRAWVRKGGDFGFSRLQAKTCASCSPAATNLGTYGAWTQLETPTLAVTAGYLEFGLHTQATSGSSYVHLDDVQLIRQ, encoded by the coding sequence ATGACGCGTCATCGTTTCGTGAACGAGGGAGCCGGAGTGTTCGCCGCGCTCGTGCTGGCGGGATGTGGTTCCACGCCGTCGGAGACGGGGAGTGAGAGCCGTCCGGGCGCGGAACAGCCCTCGGCCGCCGTGAGCGCGCCCCTGGCCGTGAGCAAGACTTTCACCAAGAAGGTCTACGTCCACCTGATGCCCTGGTTCGAGAGCAATACCACCTCGGGCAATGGCTCCTGGGGCGTCCACTGGACCATGGCCAACAAGAATCCCAACGTGGTGGATGGCACGGGCAAGCGGCAGATCGCCTCGCACTACTACCCGTTGATCGGACCGTACGGGTCGGGCGACAAGGATGTGATCGAGTACCAGCTGCTGCTCATGAAGTACGCGGGCGTGGATGGCGTGCTCATCGACTGGCCCGGCACGCTCAACTGCGTGGACTACCCCAAGAACAAGCAGAACGCCGAGGCCTTCATCAACAAGACGGCCGCGGCGGGTCTGGAGTTCGCCATCGTCTACGAGGACAACAACCTCACGCTGGCGCCCGGCTACGGCTGCTCCGTTCCCGACAAGTACGCCGCGGCCCGCAACGACATGATCTACATGCGGGACAACTACTTCTCCCGCGGCAACTACATCAAGATCAACAACGCTCCGCTGCTCCTGGACTTCGGTCCACAGACGTTCAAGTCGCCGGGCGACTGGAGCAACATCTTCTCGCCGCTGTCGACCAAGCCGACCTTCCTGACGCTCTGGTACCAGAACGGCGATGCCGGGGCCAACGCCCAGGGCGAGTACCCGTGGATCTACTCGGACTTCACGACCGGGTTGCAGAACTTCTATAACAACCGTCCGCTGGGCGTGAAGTTCGGCGTGGCCTACCCCGGCTTCAACACCTTCTACACGGCGGGTGGCTGGGGCGGCCCGACCTGGTCCCTGCCCTACAACGGGACGGGCACGTTTGGCCAGACCATGGACATGGCCAAGAACAGTGGCGTGAACTGGATCCAGCTCGCCACCTGGAACGACTATGGCGAAGGCACGATGATCGAGCCGACGCGCGAGTACGGCTACGGCTTCCTGACCACCCTGCAACAGAAGCTCGGCGTGCCCTACGGGCAGAGCCAGCTGGAGCTCATCGGCAAGCTGTATGAGCAGCGCAAGCAGTACGCGGGCGATGCGTCCAAGCAGAGCCAGCTCAACGAGGCCTTCAACTACTTCGTGGCCCTGCAGCCGGACAAGGCAGCGACCATTCTCGGTGGGGGCACCACGAATCCGCCGCCTCCCACGAATCCCACGGTCACCAACAGCGGCTTCGAGTCCGGCATGACGGGTTGGAACACCTGGTCACCCAATGGCACCGCCGGGGCCGCGTTCACCGAGACCTACAACGGCGGCTACAACAGCGCCAACCACCTGACCCACTACAGCCCGGGGGCCTTCGAGACGTGGACGTACCAGACGATCAACGGCCTGCCCAACGGCAACTACCGGGTGCGTGCCTGGGTCCGCAAGGGCGGTGACTTCGGCTTCTCCCGCCTCCAGGCCAAGACGTGCGCCTCCTGCTCCCCCGCCGCCACGAACCTCGGCACGTACGGCGCCTGGACCCAATTGGAGACGCCCACCCTCGCCGTGACCGCGGGTTACCTGGAGTTCGGCCTCCACACCCAGGCCACCAGCGGTAGCAGCTATGTCCACCTGGACGACGTGCAGCTCATCCGCCAGTAG
- a CDS encoding aldehyde dehydrogenase family protein has translation MLAERYPYYLANRPKQPNAELAVTDKYSGEVVTHVALADAGAVEEAIAAAVRATGPMRRLAPYARQEVLEHCARRFRERAEEFALALCIEAGKPLRDARGEVTRLIDTFKAAAEEAVRNEGEVLNLEVSPRAAGYRGFTQRVPVGPCSFITPFNFPLNLVAHKVAPAIAAGCPFVLKPSDRTPVSAMLMAEVLAETALPEGAFSVLPTRLADVGPFIEDERLKLLSFTGSEKVGWELKARAGRKKVVLELGGNAACVVDHDQGERLDFVADRVAHGAFYQAGQSCISVQRVLVHESLYGALRERLVARARALRSGNPRDETTTLGPMIDEPAARRLQGWIERAVARGARVLAGGGRRGALLEATVLEGVPADEPLSAEEAFGPVVLLEPFRAFDEAVRAVNDGRYGLQAGLFTNELSKAMRAWDELEVGGVIVGDVPSFRVDTMPYGGVKGSGLGREGVKYAIEDMTEPRLLVLRQG, from the coding sequence ATGCTGGCTGAACGCTATCCGTATTACCTGGCCAACCGCCCCAAGCAGCCCAACGCGGAGCTGGCCGTGACCGACAAGTACTCGGGCGAGGTCGTGACCCACGTGGCGCTCGCGGACGCGGGCGCCGTGGAGGAGGCCATCGCCGCGGCGGTGCGCGCGACCGGCCCGATGCGGCGCCTGGCGCCCTACGCGCGGCAGGAGGTGCTCGAGCACTGCGCGCGCCGCTTCCGCGAGCGGGCCGAGGAGTTCGCGCTCGCGCTCTGCATCGAGGCGGGCAAGCCCCTGCGCGACGCGCGGGGCGAGGTCACCCGGCTCATCGACACGTTCAAGGCGGCGGCCGAGGAGGCCGTGCGCAACGAGGGCGAAGTGCTGAACCTGGAGGTCTCGCCGCGCGCGGCCGGCTACCGGGGCTTCACCCAGCGCGTGCCCGTGGGCCCGTGCTCGTTCATCACGCCGTTCAACTTCCCGCTCAACCTGGTGGCGCACAAGGTGGCGCCCGCCATCGCCGCGGGCTGCCCCTTCGTGCTCAAGCCGTCGGACCGCACCCCCGTGAGCGCGATGCTCATGGCCGAGGTGCTCGCCGAGACGGCGCTCCCCGAGGGCGCCTTCTCCGTCCTCCCCACCCGGCTCGCGGACGTGGGGCCCTTCATCGAGGATGAGCGGCTGAAGCTGCTGTCGTTCACCGGCTCGGAGAAGGTGGGGTGGGAGCTCAAGGCGCGCGCCGGCCGCAAGAAGGTGGTGTTGGAGCTGGGCGGCAACGCGGCGTGCGTGGTGGACCACGACCAGGGCGAGCGCCTGGACTTCGTCGCGGACCGCGTGGCCCATGGCGCCTTCTACCAGGCGGGACAGAGCTGCATCTCGGTGCAGCGCGTGCTCGTGCACGAGTCGCTGTACGGCGCGCTGCGCGAGCGGCTCGTCGCGAGGGCGCGGGCGCTGCGCTCGGGGAACCCCAGGGACGAGACCACCACGCTCGGACCCATGATCGATGAGCCCGCGGCCCGGCGGCTGCAGGGGTGGATCGAGCGCGCGGTGGCGCGGGGAGCGCGCGTGCTGGCCGGAGGAGGACGGCGGGGCGCGCTGCTCGAGGCCACCGTGCTGGAGGGCGTGCCGGCCGACGAGCCGCTGTCCGCGGAAGAGGCGTTCGGACCGGTGGTGCTGCTCGAGCCCTTCCGTGCGTTCGACGAGGCAGTGCGCGCGGTGAACGACGGGCGCTACGGGCTGCAGGCGGGCCTCTTCACGAACGAGCTGTCCAAGGCGATGCGGGCCTGGGACGAACTGGAGGTGGGGGGCGTCATCGTGGGGGACGTGCCGAGCTTCCGCGTCGACACGATGCCCTATGGGGGCGTGAAGGGCTCGGGGCTGGGGCGCGAGGGCGTGAAGTACGCCATCGAGGACATGACCGAGCCGCGGCTGCTCGTCCTGCGCCAGGGATGA